A stretch of the Helicoverpa armigera isolate CAAS_96S chromosome 5, ASM3070526v1, whole genome shotgun sequence genome encodes the following:
- the LOC110380448 gene encoding inactive ubiquitin carboxyl-terminal hydrolase MINDY-4B, whose protein sequence is MLRTNRDGVPAPFEERVLYARNKLLNGARPAVVGGTPITEDLATELRVTCFSSASCPPRGEWIRTPLVMRPPDQPLGYGLAAPRNGARSLLSALQAHMIKWLLFDSRPQTKDNKCDVPPDTYLRPSEERQEEALWRACSEVIWRCGGGGNTGQAAADPKAVVGLPSGNNYVQHSSQYYHDGVTEKLHIFEFTTLEDLQIFLKRYLYLFQVEDGVGALLLLYACVLSRGCENIKKDLDGKITHLVSAHVEGSINVVTLLLTGRATPYLHNGVLYVGDEDHYAMPQFGILARSPVGLLVWYGGEENSKNNINKQFPGSRLKTPALPIWVTSCSGHYGVLFNTNRELLRNYHAERRFDIHYYTCGGCHVLLNVDTRAHVDVAGPLRSDDISATPLEKLIHTKWQDAAITWTGSTPYVGEPVK, encoded by the exons ATGCTTCGAACCAATAGGGATGGCGTTCCGGCTCCGTTTGAag AGCGAGTTCTGTACGCGAGGAACAAGTTATTGAATGGGGCTAGGCCAGCTGTGGTCGGTGGGACGCCGATAACTGAGGACTTGGCGACC GAACTACGAGTCACCTGCTTCAGCTCAGCATCGTGTCCACCTCGGGGCGAATGGATCCGCACTCCGCTGGTGATGAGGCCTCCAGACCAGCCGCTTGGTTACGGACTAGCTGCACCTAGGAACGGAGCCAG GTCCTTGCTCTCCGCACTCCAAGCGCACATGATCAAGTGGCTGCTCTTCGACTCGAGGCCACAGACTAAGGACAACAAATGCGACGTTCCTCCTGACAC TTACCTCCGACCTTCGGAGGAACGTCAAGAAGAAGCACTATGGAGGGCTTGCAGTGAGGTTATCTGGCGTTGTGGTGGAGGTGGCAACACTGGTCAGGCTGCTGCCGATCCTAAGGCCGTGGTGGGGTTACCAAGCGGAAATAATTACGTGCAACATAGCTCCCAGTATTATCATGATGGGGTTACTGAAAAG CTGCACATTTTCGAATTCACCACTTTGGAGGATCTCCAGATATTTCTGAAGcgttatttatatttg TTCCAAGTTGAAGATGGGGTAGGAGCGTTGTTGCTACTCTACGCGTGTGTATTGTCACGAGGATGTGAAAA CATCAAGAAAGACCTGGACGGCAAGATAACGCATCTGGTGTCAGCTCATGTGGAAGGGTCCATCAATGTGGTGACCCTGCTGCTGACTGGCAGAGCTACTCCGTATCTTCATAATGGAGTCCTGTATGTTGGTGATGAAGATCATTAT GCAATGCCACAATTCGGAATACTAGCCCGCAGTCCCGTCGGTCTCCTAGTATGGTACGGTGGTGAGGAGAACTCCAAGAATAACATCAATAAGCAGTTCCCTGGCTCCAGGCTCAAGACTCCAGCTTTACCTATATGG GTGACAAGTTGTTCCGGCCACTACGGCGTCCTCTTCAATACAAATCGGGAACTGCTGAGAAACTACCACGCCGAGAGGAG GTTTGATATCCACTACTACACGTGCGGCGGTTGTCACGTTCTGCTGAATGTGGACACTCGAGCTCACGTTGATGTAGCGGGGCCTCTGCGCAGTGATGACATCAGTGCTACTCCGCTTGAGAAGTTGATACATACTAA ATGGCAGGATGCGGCTATCACTTGGACTGGATCCACGCCATACGTTGGAGAGCCTGTCAAGTGA